A window of Apus apus isolate bApuApu2 chromosome 26, bApuApu2.pri.cur, whole genome shotgun sequence genomic DNA:
TCCCCCTCCAAAAGGCCACCCCAGGGCCCTTCCACTGCTCCCATGGTGAGGGACATCAGGGGTCGCTGTCACCCCCTCGCCCCACAAGTTTtgcagatggggaaactgaggcacacaAACTAAACTGCTCCCTGCAACACCCTGCAGCACGGCTGTGCTGTTAGGGAAGCCTGGCTCCCTGGGGAAAACACCCCCAACCCTCCCTACTGCCAGCCCCGCGGTGTAAAGACCCTCACCCTGATTGCAGCAGCAAACTTGGAGACAAACAGGACAAAAATCATCACAATAAAGGCTGTAAGTAAAGAGGCTGTGacccggccccagccccgctgcctgGTTTGATCCACTGCCCGTCCCCCCTCCCCGAGGCCGCGGagcttctctcccctcccaagTGCTTTGATACGTGCGGGatcttctcctccccctcctgcaATTTATCCCGGAGAATTTCACACCAGGAAACAGCTTCATTACAGCAACAGCAGGAAGACCCCACTGCTTtgtcacacagaaaaaacagctgttaGTCACACATCAAGGGAACAGGGGaggaacaacaacaagaaaaaaaccctcacctcttttttttctttttcttttttttttttgtttggctttaaTGTTCACTCTGTTCTTCAACATTAATTGCTCTGCAGAGGCAAGtgagctgcctggctgtgccaTAAGTAACCATCAACCAGTGAGGATCAGTTAATATCTGAGtatcttcctgcttttcctgtgaCATGAttgctttggaaagaaagattaattccaactttaaaaaagaaaacactgtttttatCATTGCCAGAAGTCTATATgggtttaaaaaagaaaaagcacttgcTTGTCGTTTTACATCTTGCAATTTTGTcagttgttttaaaacatgtctCCTGTAATAAATAAGATCATTTTTATGCACTTGTTCTGCAGCTAAAAGGGAGGCCTTGGCTCGTGCAGAAGaggtgggatggagggatgggatCTGGGCAGGGAAACAGCTGACTCTGCATGATGGGCTCCTCggaggcagctggaggggctgcaaGTGCCACCACCTTGTCCCAGGTGGCCAAGGGGACATGATGGACCCATCAAGCAGCAGGTGCACAGCCaggccccaggagctgctcagctttGAAAAGTGTCTTGGGtccctgtcctgcaggtgtCCAGAGCCATCCTGGGTCCTCCCCACCTGCTCTCCTGGGCTGGGACACTTGGTAGGACCTTGGTGGGACCCATCTGGGACTTGTCAAAGCCAGGTCTCTCCTCTGCTCTAGTGGATGTCAGCAAACCTCCACAGTGACCAGGCTGAGAAGGGAGTTGGTGCCCATCCCTGTCCTGCaaccctgccagctcccagtgGATCTGCTGGTGCAGATGAGCAGCATTTTCCCAGTTTCCCTTAAACCGTGTCCAGCAGCAATAAGCTGGGAAAGGCAGTTATTCCAGAGTAAGAATGCTGGAAGAGCTACAGAGATTTAAATTAATGTCTTGTCTTATCCCACCACAATTTTCCATGCAGGTCACagcctcctctctccttctccaaCCTGGATGTTGCTCCCTGCCCACTCCACACCTCTGGATCCCCTGGGACTTGGGATGCCCATAGCCAGAGCTATCTGTTCGTGCCAAGGTACGGAAAATCCACAACACTAAGAGCAACCTCCCGAGTatcagcagcacaggaacaTACTGAGACACTGGAGGGGACTTTcctgctggagggcagagcAAAAATAGACTGAAAGCACCAAGGGCCAGAGCACACGTGTCCACAGGTACATCTGCCCTGTCGCTGGCACGCGCAGCTAAAGAAATCCACCTGACCCCCCCTAGGAAAAGCACTGCCTCCCGATGCAGTtcatatttctgtgtttaatgCCATGCTTTGTGTACCTCAGAAGGCAATTTCCTAGAAGTCAGGACTGTCCCTCAGGAAGGGCCCATGTCCGgtgcaggggctgggcagggccgGAGGTTCCCGCGGTCCCTGCACGTCACTCATTTCCCAGCtggctttttcctccctctgtaaCAATACCTGGAGCTTGGTGTGTGCCTTCCTCTGGAAAGGGCCTTTCTGCACCCTCTAGGAGTGGTGGGATGAGGCTGGAAAGGGGTTGAGGGGGGCAAGAGGCACCCCAGGCTGTGCCCCCCCCAAGCCCTGCCTGGAAACCAGCCCAAGTGCTGAaagatctgaaagaaaaacagaattccctgctccacagccacGCTCCACAGGTGGCAACACGTCAGAGTCCATCGGTGCTGCGCAGGCTCCGCGCTGGGGCACGTTCCCGGGAAAACAAACCCCCTTTAATAGCAGCCCCAGTGGGGCAAGGCCTGCCTGGGGAGCAAAAATATCATCAGTCATTTCTGAAAGCGCCCGCGGAGGCTTTTTGTCTTCTTTGGCTTTacttttattgaaaatattttgcttttcattcggtgcctctgttatttttatttggcaaGTGGtcttgcttattttatttgaatatcCCTTGTGGTGGGCAAGCTCCAAGCAGAGAGTGACTGGTCACGGAGCAGAACTGAGCATGAAATagacaagttttatttttcctccctctggtCACTGTTCCCCTTAATGAAAACAGGACAAACAGGAATTTAGAGTGAAGAATATAACAAGAGGCATCAGCACTGAGCAGGGTCCATCACTACCCAGCCTGACTTTTCAGGAAGTTTTAACTCAGATGAGCCCAGAAATGTTCCAGAGCAGGATTAGGGCTTCAAAGCAACCTGAGctctgggggaagggagggacaCAGCCCTGGAGACACCCAGACAtcacctcctcctgctctccctctgctccagcatcccCCAGCCAGGAGCACTGCCCGTGCCCGCTGCTCTTACCCACTTGTCCCCCTGTgtttgctgtgatttttgttCAGGCCGTGTTGTTGTTGGCGACCAACTCGAGTGACTTTGAggaaaggggttttttttgtatttcctccTTACTTGAATGGCTCCTTTGAAAGGCAGCACCGCTCCGTTTACATCCCCCTGTCCGGATTGAATCGATCTTGTGGTCAGCTCCAGGAGGAgtggggggctgagggggagaagaaaaaagcctcaCAAGGAGGGAAATTGACAGGTCTGACCATTGATGTGATGGATAGTGGTTGGAGAAGTGGGACTTGAcgtggggctgtgccagggcgAGGCTGGTACTTGCTGGGGAAATCCAGCAAAGCCTTTTTTCCCAGAACCTGGAGCAGGCAGGCTTGGTGAGGGGCAGCCACATGGATTTAATAATAGCAACATTGTTGGAACATAAAGCATCTGTCAGGAGTTAATATGATTAATTAGAGgtgtctgtctctctcctctttgccctctccctctctgggcaggcaggagggactGAAACCCAAACCAGGGAGGGCAGAAATGGGTCAgtgccacagccccagccctgggaaagCTGGTTCCCTCCCACCAGCTCCACCACAAGCACTCCCAGTGCAGCCAGGCCTTGGCATGTGGACCTCCTTCAGCCAGAGGGGCCGAAGGAAACCAGGAGACCCTCAAACATCCAGAGTCACAGACGTGCCAGTGGCCCCCGCAGCTGTCAGTGGGATGGGTTCCCAAGCTCTCAGCAGGGAACTGCTTCCAGGTAAGTCTCAATTTTAGCAGCACGGTGAGGGCATCAGCCCACTGCACTAAACATTAATTCCTCCAATTTTAGGGGAAGGAAGGTTGTGCTGTGTGACCCCAGCTGCCTGGCACTGCAGTGGAGCATCCAGCCAGCTCCTTGCCCATCCTTCCTAAAGATGCCACATGGCTTTTCTCCAGGCCAAAGGTTTTCACTCAGCCTGGCCCCCATCCCTCTCTCCCATGAACTCCCTCATCCCTGCTCCTTTACACGGCTCTCCCTGAGCCCGGCTCCCTTGCCAGCTCCCAGTGGAagccccaggagctggcagagcagctccccaCCCCACCAGGACCCCGACAGCTGCTGCACACTAGACGTTGCTCCAGGTTGGATGTGATGAGGTGAAGCTCCAAGATTTATCTGTGTCCCTCAGCTCCTCATGGAAAGATCTCAGTGGGACAGTGGTTTTCAGGCCCAGGGGTTTGTGAATGTAATTCAAAGACGTCTGGAAAAGGTAACTAGAAATAGGAAATTAATTGTCAGGAACCTTAATTAGCTATATGCAGTCTGCACTGTCACTGGCAAAATTTTAAGACTCTGTACTCTAAGGAAGTAGAAAAACTCCTGAAAGAAGTGTTGTAGGTACGTAAGGGGATTACAGGACATGGGTTAAGATCTGTCCCTTGGCTCTGTTGCAGGTGCCCTGGGCTCATCCCTGACGGTGGGAAATGCTCAGTGAGAGTTTGGTCACGGCCCCAAGAGCTGAAAATGCTGTGATTGCTGCTAAAATTATTCAAGTGCTGGTGAGTGCAACACGTGCTCAGTGAGAAAGCCTGTATGTGACCTGTGATGGGTCTTTCAAGTCTGGGTGCCACTGCTGTCCCACCAGCAACCCCAGCGCTGCCCCAGTTTGCCCGCGGGTTGGCTCTGGGGCCAGCTGAGCCGGCCGTGCCATCCTAACATGCCGTGCCAAGGTGTTCTAGCAGCACCGTGCCACGCCGTGCCAGCCGATCTGTGCCAAGCCGTGCCGATCCACCCCGATCCGTGCCGATCCGGGGCGGTGGGTGCCGGGGGCGGTTCTCCCTGCCCCACGCCTTggcggggggcggccccggcggtTTGCCCCCCCCACCGGCGGCTCTCCCCGCCCCGGGGGCCCGGCCGGGCTCGGATTGGTGCGCGGCGCCGGCCCCCTCGGAGCGCGGCCGCCATCGGGGCTATTTGACGTGTCGGTGGGGCCGGGGAAGGGTTTCGTCTCGCCggggccgccgctgccgccgctccgccgcccgcccggcccggcccggccccgcggagCCCGgcgcccgccccccccccccccccttcccccgcCGTCCGCCCCAAATGAGCGGAGCCCCCGGCGGGCCCCGGCCGAGGACCCCGCCGAGCCGCGGAGCCGCGGGCGCCCCGtcgccccggccgccccccgccgaCCCGCTGCGCCAGGCCAGCCGGCTGCCCATCCGCGTACTGAAGATGCTCAGCGCCCACGGCGGCCACCTCCTGCACCCCGAGTACCTCCAGCCGCTCTCCTCTACGCCCGTCAGCCCCATCGAGGTCAGTACCCATCGCCCCCGGCCCCGGGGTCCGCCCGGGGCTCCCCCCATGCCCGCCGCTCGCGGCTCCTCCCGGCCGGGCGCTTCTCTGCCCGGTGCTCTCGGCTGCCCCTGATCtgttccttcccttcctcctcgCCGCTGCAGCCCGGCTTCCCCCACGCCGGTCCTTCTCCCTGGCCGGGCGCAGCCCCCCGCCCGGTCCCCCCCATCCTCCGCGTCTTGGCTcggcgccgggcccggccccaCTGCCCCCGGGATTTTgagggtgggatgggggaggtgggggggcgggggagggtCGGGGGTGCCGCCGTGTCCCCCCCTGACGGGCTCCGCTCCCCTCGCAGCTGGACGCCAAGAAGAGCCCGCTGGCGCTGCTGGCCCAGACCTGCTCGCAGATCGGGAAGCCCGACCCGCCGCCCTCCTCCAAGCTGAACGCCGTGGCCTCCGCCGGGCTGCCCGCCCCCGAGAAGGAGcctgccgcccgccccgccgctctGAAGCCACCGGGCAGCGGGGACACACCGCCCGAGGACAAGTCCAGCTTCAAGCCCTACTCGAAGGGCGGTGGGGAGCCGCGCAAGGAGGGCGGCTCGGACAAGGCCGGTTTTCGGGTGCCCAGCGCCGCGTGTCCGCCGTTCCCCCCGCACGCTGCCGCCTCGCCCGGCAGCTCCCGCGGCGCCTCGCCCCAGCACGCCGATCCCAAGGGCACCGAGGAGAAGAAGGAGCCCGAGGTGGGCAAGCCCAGCCCTGAGGGGACGGGCGGGGGGCTGGGGCGCGGGGCAGCGGAGCCCGGGGCTCACGGCGAGCCCCCCTCGGGCCGCAAGTCggagccccctgccctgccacccGCCGGCCATGTGGCCCCCGTCTCGCCCTACAAGCCGGGTCACTCTGTCTTCCCTCTGCCGCCTTCCAGCATCGGTTACCACGGCTCCATCGTCGGCGCCTACGCCGGCTACCCCTCCCAGTTCGTGCCCGGACTGGACCCCACCAAGCCGGGCCTGGTGGGCAGCCAGCTGCCAGGGGCTCTGGGGCTGCCGGGCAagccccccagctccagcccgCTCACCGGGGCCTCGCCGCCCTCCTTCATGCAGGGATTATGCCGGGACCCCTATTGCCTGAGCTACCACAGCGCCTCTCACCTGGGCTCCAGCAACTGCTCCAGCTGCGTGCACGACCCCGGCAGCCTGAAGAGCGGATACCCCCTGGTGTACCCCACGCACCCCCTGCACTCGGTGCACACCACGCTCTCTTCCAGCGGCACCCCCAGCCTGCCCGGCCATCCCCTCTACACCTACGGCTTCATGCTGCAGAACGACCCCCTGCCCCACATATGCAACTGGGTGTCTGCCAGCGGACCCTGCGACAAGAGGTTTGCCACCTCGGAGGAGCTGCTCACCCACCTACGGACCCACACGGCCCTGCCGGGGGCGGAAAAACTCTTGGCGGGTTACCCTACCTCCGGGCTGGGCTCCGCAGCCTCCTGCCACCTCCAcctcccgcccgccgcccccgggaGCCCCAACACGTTACCGGCCTCTCTCTCCTTGAGGAGCCCACACACTTTGGGACTAAACAGGTACCACCCCTACGGCAAGAGCCACTTGCCCACGGCCGGCGCCCTGCCCGTGCCCTCCTTGCCGGCTGCCGGACCTTACTACTCCCCCTACGCTCTCTACGGCCAAAGACTAACTTCAGCTTCTGCACTGGGATATCAGTAAccacagcagccccctcccctgctccagcctcctcctcgCCCCCCCGGCCCGCTCTCCCCCCTTCCTTGCTCCCCTCCTTGGactgtgtatttatttactgtatGTTAGCTTAAAGCTGGGAATATAAGTGCATTAATACACCAATGAATCGATGGTATGCAAAAAGTCtgtgtccaaaaaaaaaaaaaaagaaaaaaagaaaaaaaaagaaaaaaaaacccataacaaaacaaaaaacccaacctttaCTTTGCAGATGtggggcttttattttttttttcccttctgtttctttttgaaaattttttttcctgccctttcttcattattttttttttcccacccccccccccccccccccccccgagaaATTCTTGCATGACTCCTgacacacaaggaaaaaagagacaacaaaaaacaaaccaaaccccaacaacaaaaaaaaaacccacctcattttcctcctcctcctccgcgtTTTTCCTTCTGGAATTCTGTTCCTCTTCATTTGTAAAGTTAAcagatgtaattttaattttttaatcttttttttttattattttattttttaatatttttttttccggcggggcgggggggggggacagcCACAAatgggctcagccctgccctccccgacccctccctcctcccacgCCGCGGCTCTTGCTTCCGGCAAaccccgctccccgccgcctccGGGCCCCACCGGGGGGTGCCAGGACCGTGCTCCCCTCCAAAAGccccgggagggggggggacCCCGAAGAGCGGCGGCTGCAGCGGGCAGGACCGGAGCAGCGGGAGGGCGGCGAGCGTGGCGGGTGGATGAGCTCCGGCTTGGTAAGTCTGATTTTGTTAATAAATGACTCTTGGTTATATTCACCCTGTGGTGTCTTCTCTCATCCCACTCCCCCCCAAGACCCCTGCCCACGGTGCCCGGACCTCGGGGGGCGCAGTTCCCGGGGCGGCGGGTACTTGGCGCCACCTAGCGGCCACTCCTGGTACCCGCGGGCTCCGGGACCCGGGACCGGTCGCGCAGCTCCGGGCATCGTTGCGGGGGCGCGGCTGGGTCGGGGGGGGGCTGGTGAAGGTGTCAAGGGGTGTCCGGACCCCCCCTCcacccacccacacacacactccctgtGCTTTTCCCTCGTGTGTGCGGTGCCCCGGAGGGGGGAGCGGCCGGTCTGGTGGTGCGCGGCGGCGGAGGGAACGTTCGAGAAAGCGTCGGAGCTGAAATCGGTACAAAGAgaccccccccaccccgagcCCCTCGGGATGCTGCGGGGAGCGGGTGGCATTCCTGCAGCCCGCAGGAATGTAGTTTGAAGGACGGAATTGCAGTAGAAAGGGGGTCCCGGCTCCGCTCCCGAAGTGTGAGGGCGGCTGGGAGGGGGCGCCAGGGCTTGATCCCCCTCTCcccatttaatttcttaaatgtgCGCGTGGGGGGCGGGGGTGCCAAATGGTTCCGAAATGGGCTTGGTTCATCCCTCCTGGCAGGGATTGGGAGCTGCCTGCGGTGGGCAGGGCGGGCAGGAGGCCATCGGGGGTTGGGGGGCTCTGCTGCCGCCCCTCTGTCTCCCCCAGGCCCCATGGAAGGGGCTTGtatcccagcagcagcccagccttAGCCGAGGGACCCCCGGCCGTGCCCCCACTCCCCCTTGAAATCCGACGTGCTCCGGTTGCCCCACATCACTTCTATTTTCCCTGCTGCCGAGTGCTTCCCTCCTGTTGCATTTCGGGTGAGTCATGCAATTAATCCCAGTTAATTGCCTTCTCTGTATTGCCTGATGCCCCGCGTTTGAATTCCTTTGTGTCCTTTGAGCTGAAAAATAATGCGCTTAGAAGAGGGACTTGCTTTGCCGGTgggattttcattttcatgcCGGGCCCTGCGAGCCCGGCCGGGGGCGTGTGGCTGGTGGGAAGGGTCCAGACTCAGGACCGGTGGCTGTAACTGGGAgatgctggtggtgctgggggccGGTGTGCCCTCGGCTGGCAGAGGGGTGGGCAGCGCCGTCCCGAAGATCCCCAGGGCTTGGAGGAGGCAGGTTTTGGGAGTCCCTGGTTGTCCCTTGCTGTGTTGTGGCTCAGATCTGGCTGTGCCTGTTGGTGACCCTGCTCCTCCGGGATGGGATTTTTGCAGGATGATGGTCTGGGATTCGTAGAGGTGGATTCAGAGCAGTGGGGGCTTTGCTGTGGTTGTTTTCTCTGCTTGGTGGGCAGTGGTGGGCTAGGGGTGTCaggcccaggcagctgtggCCACACCAGTGTCTTTTGTCCCCGTGTCCCCATGTCCCTTTGGCTCCAGGCAGTGGGCAGAGcgctgctggggcagctccagTGCTGCCGTCCCTTCTGCTGCGGGGTGTGCGGTGGCACTGGGAGGGGTACTGGGCTCTCTGCCCCTCAGAGCATGGCTGCTCCCTGTGGGTCCCCAGGTCCCTCAGGTCCTGAGGTGACACTGCTCAGTGTCAGTCTCACTGGTTCCCAGTCTCAGCTCTGGAACTCGGCAGCTCCAGAACGCCGTGCCTGCTGCCCGTCCCCGCCGCCCCGTGTTGTTCCACCTTGTTTGTCCCTGGCTGTGTCCAGGTGTCTTTGCTGCCCGTGCCACTGGAGAGCCTCGTGCCAGGGCAATGCTGTGGTGTCTGTGGGTGTGCACGAGGCACAAGGGCCCAGAGCAGCCAcgccagggctgccagcaccagTCTGTGTGCCACGAGCCACGAGCCTACCAGCAAggggctgcacagagcagcctgggcAAGGGGCTGCCAGAATTCTTCTCCCAGAGTGGGCCCCACTGTTGCTGCATCCCCCCCCCTCATGGCAAGGACCTATCTCCCCTAAATCCCTCCTCACACCAGGTTGCCCCCGAGCCCGCGCACCTTCCTCCCCACTGGTGTTGGGAGCTGGATGCTGCTCAGATGCATCCTGCCGTGTGCAGTGTTCcctgaggaatattttttcccttccctaaAGACTGCAGCACCAGGGCCAGGCTGTGTAAACACAGCGAAGTATCATCTGATAACAGGCAGCACTCGGGGCTTTATCTGCTAGGGAGTGATTGTGTTGCCAGTGTATTAAATAACTCCCTATCTAATGTATACCCAGGTTAGTGCAGAATTCATTTTATAATAAG
This region includes:
- the ZNF703 gene encoding zinc finger protein 703, translated to MSGAPGGPRPRTPPSRGAAGAPSPRPPPADPLRQASRLPIRVLKMLSAHGGHLLHPEYLQPLSSTPVSPIELDAKKSPLALLAQTCSQIGKPDPPPSSKLNAVASAGLPAPEKEPAARPAALKPPGSGDTPPEDKSSFKPYSKGGGEPRKEGGSDKAGFRVPSAACPPFPPHAAASPGSSRGASPQHADPKGTEEKKEPEVGKPSPEGTGGGLGRGAAEPGAHGEPPSGRKSEPPALPPAGHVAPVSPYKPGHSVFPLPPSSIGYHGSIVGAYAGYPSQFVPGLDPTKPGLVGSQLPGALGLPGKPPSSSPLTGASPPSFMQGLCRDPYCLSYHSASHLGSSNCSSCVHDPGSLKSGYPLVYPTHPLHSVHTTLSSSGTPSLPGHPLYTYGFMLQNDPLPHICNWVSASGPCDKRFATSEELLTHLRTHTALPGAEKLLAGYPTSGLGSAASCHLHLPPAAPGSPNTLPASLSLRSPHTLGLNRYHPYGKSHLPTAGALPVPSLPAAGPYYSPYALYGQRLTSASALGYQ